Sequence from the Anaerolineae bacterium genome:
GTGACCTACGGCGTGGCCGTGGCCCAACACCGCACGGACTACAACCTTTACGAGGGTTGGGAACTGACCGGCTTTCCAGTGCAGGTGTACCTGCGGGGCCAACTCATCGTGCGCGAGGGCGAGTGGCTGGGGCAGCGCGGTCAGGGGCGATTGCTGAGGCGCAAGCCGCAGGCGTGGCGATAAGGGAGGGGCGAGTTGCGAGTTACGAGTGACAGAACAGGAGGACCCATGACGGCCAAGATTCTTGACGGGAAAGCCATAGCCCAACGCATCCGTGAGCAGATTGCCCGCGAGGTGGAAGAACGGGTGGCGGCCGGACTGCCGCGTCCCGGCCTGGCCACGGTGCTGGTGGGCGACAATCCGGCGTCGCAGGTCTATGTGCGCATGAAGCACAAGGCCTGCGAACAGGTGGGCATCCGCTCCTTTGCCTACCACTTGCCGGCCACGGCCTCCCAGGAGGAAGTGGAGGCCCTGGTGAGCGACCTAAACGCCAACCCGGAGGTGCACGGCATCCTGGTGCAGTTGCCTTTACCGCCGGGGCTGGACGAGGAGCGCATCTTGAGCCGCATCGATTTGCGCAAGGATGTGGACGGTTTCCATCCCCTGAACATCGGCCGTCTGGCGCAAAAGGGACGGGAACCCCTGTTCGTGCCCTGCACCCCCCTGGGGATCCTGCACCTGCTGGACGAAGCCGGGGCGAAGTTGGAGGGGGCAGAAACCGTGGTGCTGGGCCGCTCGAACATCGTGGGGATGCCCATGGCCTTGCTGCTGCTGCGGCGCAATGCTACGGTGACGGTGTGCCATTCCCGCACGCGCAACCTGCCCGAAGTCACCCGCCGGGCCGACATCCTCATCGCCGCGGTGGGGCGTCCTCAGATGGTGCGCGGCGATTGGGTGAAACCGGGCGCGGTGGTCATCGATGTGGGCGTCAACCGCGTCGAGGACCCCACGGCCAAGAAAGGTTACCGCCTGGTGGGCGATGTGGCCTTCGACGAGGTGCGGGAGGTCGCCGGAGCGCTCACCCCCGTACCGGGAGGCGTGGGGCCGATGACCATCGCCATGCTGCTGAAGAACACCCTGCGGGCGGCCAAGTTGGCGGAATAGCATCCTTTGGGTTCCCTGCAGAAAACCCCTTTCCTCCCGCTCAATCCCCCTTTCCACGCTTGGCAAGGGGAGGAAAGGGGGAAGCAGCCCTTCGATCCCTTGAGCGGAGCGGCCCGCAGGGACGCGCAGCTGAAGGGGCGGTGAAGGGCCTTCCCTGAGCCTTTCGACTGTGGGCTGCGCCCTCCGCTCAGGTTAGCCGAAGGGCCTGCCCTGAACCCTGTGAAGGGCCGCAAAGGAGAGAGGTGGGGGGTGGCCCCCAAGCCTGTCCCGTACGCTTCGCCTTCCTTGAGTATGGGTGAGCAGGCCTTTCAGGAGGAGCGACGATGAGTGAGTCCCCCTTGCTTGAGCCACTTCACCATCCAGACCCTCAGGTACGTCTGGAGGGTCTCGCGGCCCTGTCCGAGGAAGAGCCGCAAGCCGAGGCCGTGCCTGTGCTGCTCCGCCTGGCCGCCCGCGACCCCTCCCCCGAAGTACGCCGGGCGGCCCTGGCCCTGCTCCGCCGCCCCCAGTGGCTGCCTTTGTGGCGCAGGCTCCCTCCGCTCAGCGTGCAAAACTGGCTGAAGCGCGCCCTGCCCCAATGGGCCGCCGAGGGCGTGCTCACCCCCGAGCAGGTGGAGGTGCTGCAAACGCGCTACCTGCCGCCTGCGCCAACCTCCCCACCCCGCGTCGAACCCGAAACCTCCCCTCGCTCGCGCGAGTGGCCCTGGCGCCTGGCCCTGGGCCTGGGCGTGTTCCTCCTGCTGGCCGCCGCCCTGCTGTTCTCGGCCCTGTTCCCCAGCGTTCGCGTGCCCATCCTGCTGGCCGCCGACCTGCTGCTGGCCCTGGGCGCCGCCCTGCTCTATCGCTGGCTCAAGCCCGCCTCGGCCGTGCTCTACCTGCTGGCCATGCTCCTCTTCCAGATAGTGGCCTTCACCGCGGTGGAAGACTTCGCCTGGGAACCCGCGGAGCGCATCCTGGGCCTGACCTCGCTGGCCTGGGCCGCCCTGTGGAGCGTCGGCCTGCGGGGCTACCAGACCCGCTGGGCCGTACCGGGGCTCACCCTGGGCCTGGCGCTGGGTGGGGGCTTTCTGGCCATCGATTTTGGAGTTTCGGTAGGCCTGGTGTGGATGTTGCTCGCCTTGCTCCTCCTGAGCGCCGTACCCTCCTTGCAACGCGCCTTACCCCGCCTCAAAGGGTGGCTTTGGGGCTTCCCGCACCTGCTGCTTTTCGCCGGGCTGCTCGTGACGGCCCTGGAGAGCGAACCGCCTCACCCCTGGGGCAGGCCGGAGACCCGCTGGCTCCTGGCCTGGGCTCTGGCGTCTCTAGGCTACCTGTTTTCGGCCCACTACGGCCCCGGCAATCGCCACTGGCTCTGGCCAGCTGCGTTGAGCGGCTGGATGGCGGCCATGCTCGTCCCGGCGGCGGGGCTCTGGGAACCGGCGGCGCGCACGTTATGGTTGGGTCTTCTGGTGGCGGTTAGCGGGGGCCTGCGCTGGCACCTCACCCAGGGGCGGTGGCCGTTGTTCGCCCTGCTGCTGCTTTCAACCGTCGCCTCCCTGGCCTCAGCGCCTTCCCCCGGTTGGCGCACCCTCGCCTGGGCCTGGGCCACCCTTTGGTTCGCGCTGGACTACCTGCGCCACGGTCACCCTGCCTCCAGCGCGCTGGCGCTGCTGACCGGGAGCGGGGCTTACTTCAGCCTGTGGTTGCTCCTGCCTCCTCCCTGGGCGACCATCCCCATCCAAGGCCGCATGGCCCTCGAACTGGCTCTCCTTGGCGGGGGGCTGGCCTGGGCCCAACGCACCCAACGCCGTCTGACGTGGCGCGTTCCCCTGGGCGTGGCCGTGGGCCTGTTGGCGGCAGGGCTGACGATCGCCCTGCCCTTTGGGGCCACCATCGACCTGCCCGCCGAATGGAGCGTCTCCTGGGCCACGGCCAGCGGCCTCTATCTCTTCCTCGCCCTGCTGGCCTGGGGGTTGGGCGCGGTGTTCGTTCACCCCCTGGGCGACGCGCTGGCGCTGGTTTACGGCGAGGCCGCCGTGGCCTCCGGCCTGGCCGCCCTGGAAGGATACCGTTCCCCCTTCTGGCCGCTGTCCTTGCTCGGCCTTCCCCTGGGGGGCTACCTACTGGCCTGGAACCTCGCCCCACGCAACATCCGCCGGGCACGCTGGCTCGAGGGGGTGGCCTTGCTGATCGCCTCGGTGGTGGGATTGACCTTCCCCTGGGCGCAGAACGGCTGGGCCGTGCTGGCCCTCACCGGCGTGGCCGCCCTTTGGAGCCTCACCGCCTACCGGCACCGGAACCCTTTCGCCGCCTTCCCCGCCGGGCTGGCCCTTTGGGGGGCCTACGCGGTCAGCCTCTTCCTCTTCACTGTCCGTCAGCCCCAGTTTTACACCATGGCCGCTGCGGGGCTGGTTCTGGTGCTGTACCACCTCTTCCACCACGCCCGGCGAGGCGTCATCGCCTTCTTCCTCGGCCTGGGGGCCCAACTCATCCTCTTCACCACCACCTACATCCAACTGGTGAGCCAGCCCGAGCGGGCCGGGGCGTATTTCACCCTGCTCTTCCTGCAGGCCCTGGCCGTGCTGGGCTACGGCTTCTGGGTGCGCACGCGCCTCTTCCTCTGGGGCCCGGCCCTGGCCATCGCCCTCACCGTGGCGACCATGGTGTTGAGCCGTTGGGGCGGGGTGGGCGTGCTCCTGCTGATCTGCCTCACCGGTACCGGACTGCTGACCGGGGGATTGCTCTTCCTCTGGAAGCGGAACCGGCCCCAGGAAACCTCACCGGACACTGAGGACGCGCCCTGACCCCTTCATCCTTCACCATCCCCAAAGCCCCCTGACACCCAAAGCCCCGGCGGGCGAAAGGTCTGCCGGGGCTTTCTTAGTCCCTCACCGGTTGTGCGGAGGGGTCAGGCCCTGGCTCCGGCCGGGCGCAGCCCTTCGGAAGCGGCTCCGTTGCCGTTTTCGTCCAGGATGTCAAACTGGCTGTAGTACATCTCGGCGTAGAAACCGCCCCTGGCCAGCAATTCCTCGTGGGTGCCCTGCTCGATGATGTCGCCCTCGTGGATAACCAAGATGTTGTCCGCGTTGCGGATGGTGGAGAGACGGTGGGCGATGACAAAACTTGTGCGTCCCTCCATCAGCCGATCCATGGCCCGCTGGATGAGCAACTCGGTGCGCGTGTCCACATTGCTAGTGGCCTCGTCCAGGATAAGCATCGGCGGGTCGGCCAGGAAGGCACGGGCGATGGTGAGCAACTGCTTCTCTCCCGAAGAGATGTTCGTGCTTTCCTCGTTGATCACCGTGTTGTAACCTTCGGGCAGGGTACGGATGAAATGGTCGGCATGGGCCGCCCTGGCCGCGGCGATGACCTCCTCGTCCGTGGCGTTAGGCCGACCGTAACGGATGTTCTCCATGATGGTCCCGTTGAACAGCCAGGTATCCTGCAGCACCATCCCGAACATGCGCCGCAAATCGGCCCGGCGGAACTCGCGTATATCATGCCCGTCGATCAGAATGGCGCCCTTATCCACATCGTAAAAGCGCATGAGCAATTTGACCAAGGTGGTCTTGCCCGCGCCCGTTGGCCCCACAATGGCCACCTTCTGGCCGGGTTCAATCCGCGCCGAGAAGTCCTTGATCACCGGCTTGCCGGGGATGTAACTGAAGCGCACATGACGGAACTCTACCCGCCCTTCCACCTTGTCCAACACCACCGGATTTTCGGGATCGGGCACCTCCTCCGGCTCATTCAAGAAGGCGAAGACCCGCTCAGCCGCGGCTGCGGTGGATTGCAGCACATTGGCGATGTTGGCCATCCGTTGAATGGGCTGGGTGAAGTTGCGCACATACTGCAAGAAGGCCTGAATGTCGCCCACTGTGACCAGATTACGGATGGCCAGAAAGCCCCCCAACACACTCACGGCCACATAGCCCAGGTTGCCCACGAAGAGCATCAAAGGCATCATGATACCCGAAAAGAACTGGGACTTCCAGGCTGCGCCGTAGAGCACCTGATTGAGACGGTCAAACGCGCTCACCCGCTGTTCCTCGTTGCCAAAGGCCTTGATGACCAGGTGCCCGCCGAAGGTTTCCTCCACATGGCCGTTGAGATGACCCAGATACTCCTGCTGTTGGCCGAAATAACGCTGCGAGCGCTTGACCACCACCCGCACCAGCACTCCGGACAAAGGCAACACCAGCAGGGCCACCAGGGTCATCTGCCAACTGATGGTCAACATCATCACCAGGATCCCCACCAGAGAGACCACCGAGGTCACGGTCTGGCTCAGCCCCTGCGAAAAGGTCTGGTTGATGACATCCACATCGTTGGTCACCCGGGAAAGCACCTCACCGTAGGTCGTGCGGTCGAAGTACCGCAGAGGCAGGCGGTGAATTTTGGCGGCGATGTCGCGGCGCAGACGGTAGGCGATGTCCATGGAGATGTTGACCATCATCCAGCCCTGGATGTAATGAAACACCGCCGAGGCAGCGTATAGGCCCAGCACGGTGAGCAAAATCTGCCCAATTTTGCCAAAGTCGATGTCCCCTGTGCCGCTGATGCGGGCCATGATGCCTTCGAAGAGCGTGGTGGTGGCCTGCCCCAGAATCTTGGGGCCGACGATGTTGAGCACGGTGGCGATGACGGCGATGAGCAGCGCCGCGGCCAGCGCGTAGCGGTAGCCGCCCATGTAGCCCAGCAGTTGCAACAGGGCGCCTTTGAAATCCTTGGGCTTCTCGGCCGGCATCAAGGCCGCCCGGTTGTGCCCCACCATCAGGGCCGGCTTGCGCCGCGGCGTGGGGGCTCCGTTGCCATGGGGGTTGCGGGATTCGCTCATGCCAGCACCTCCTCGCCCAGTTGGGTCAGGGCGATTTCACGATACACCTCGTTGGTTCGCAGCAGTTCCTCGTGGGTGCCCCTCCCCACCAGCCGGCCCTCATCCAGCACCAGGATAAGATCGGCATGGCGAACGGGGGCCACCCGCTGGGTAACGATGATCACCGTGGCGTTGGCCGCGTAGCGCTTCAGCGCCCGGCGCAATGCCGCCTCGGTCTTGAAATCCAGGGCAGAGAAACTGTCGTCGAAAATGTAAATGGGCGCGCGGCGCACCAGGGCGCGGGCAATGGCCAGCCGCTGCTTCTGCCCGCCCGAGACATTGGCGCCACCCTGCGCGATTTCTGCCGTCAGGCCCTCGGGTTTGCCAAAGACAAACTCAGCCGCCTGGGCCACCTCCACGGCCTGGCGCAGCACCTCCTCGGGAGCCTCCTCGTCAGCCATGCGCAGATTGTCGGCAATGGTCCCGGTGAACAACGCGCTGCGTTGGGGCACAAAACCGATACGCCGTCGCAGGTCGGCCAGCCGCACCTCGCGAATGTCCACCCCATCGATGCGGATGGCCCCTTCGTTCACATCGTAGAAGCGCAGGATCAGGTTGACCAGGGTCGATTTGCCCGACCCCGTGGTACCAATGATGGCCGTCACCCTGCCCGGCTCGGCCACGAAGGAGATGTCGTGCAACACATCGGCTTCGGCACCCGGATACCGGAAGGAGACATGCTCGAAGGCCACCACCCCCCGGAAAGGCTCGGGGAAAGATTTAGGCTGTTCGGGGTCTTTGACCGACGGCTCGGTATCCAGCACCTCGGCAATCCGGTCACCGGACACAAAGGAGCGGGGCAGGAAAACGAACATCATGGTCATCATCATGAAGGCCATCACCACCTGGAAGGCGTATTGCAAAAAGGCCATCATGTCGCCCACCTGGATGAACCCTTGATCCACCTGATGCGAGCCTACCCAGAGAATAAGCACCCCCAGGGCGTTCATCAGCAACATCATCAGGGGGAAGAGCAACACCATCACCCGGTTCACGAACAGGCTCACCTGAGTCAGGTCCAGGTTGGCCTGATCGAAGCGTTTCGTCTCTTCAGGCTGCCGGTTGAAGGCCCGCACCACGAGCAAACCGGTGAGGTTCTCCCGCAGCACCAGGTTGAGCCGGTCGACGAGTTTCTGCATAATCCGGAACTTGGGCAGCGTGATGGCGATAATGCCCCCGATAATCACCGAGAGCACGGCCAGGACCAGGGCCAGTATCCACCACATGTTGGGCGCGGTGTCCAGCGCATGAAGGATGCCGCCGATGCCCAGGATGGGGGCGAAAAACATCAATCGGATGATCAGGAAGAGCACTGTCTGGATTTGCGTCACATCGTTGGTGGTGCGGGTGATCAGCGAAGCGGTGGAAAAGCGGTTGAACTCGGCGGCGGAAAAGTTGACCACTTTGGTAAACACAGCGTCACGCAGATCGCGGGCCACCCCGGCCGCAGTGCGGGCTGCAAAGTACCCCACCCCAATGGCCGCCAGGATGGAGACCAGGGTCACCCCTAACATGCCCAGCCCTACCAGGAGGATGTACCGCATTTGCCGCGCGGCGGTCTCCACCCCCAGCGCCTCGTATTCGGCCTTCACCACGCCCACGGCCATCTGCACGAGCATGTTGTCGCCCAACGCAGCGAAGCGCTCGTTGATGGCGACGATCACCTGGGCCCGGATGTTTTCCGGCATGCGGGGCAGCACATCGAACAAATCGGTGCCGGGAGGCAAGCGGCTGAGGTCAAACCCCATTTGCTGGCCCAACGCGGCCGCCTTTTCCGGATCCGCCAGCATCTTCTGCAGCCCGGAGGTCACCACCAGCCCCTTGGCAAGGACCGGGTTCAGGGCCTCCCGGGCGGCTTTGTCCAGCGGGCGTAACACATAGATAGGCCCATCCAGCGCGGGGTATTGCGCCTTGAGCGCTGCGTAGTCGGGGTCGTCAGGCGTGACCAGACGATAGGCATCTTTCACCATCCGCTGCTCCTCGGGGGTCAGGAAGAGCAACACATGCTCCAGGGTCTGCGGACGCAGGGCCTCGGCCACCGCGTCCTCCACGCCTCCCTGCTGAATGCCGTTGTTTACAATCCGGGCCATGTAATCGGGCAGGGCTAGATTGGCGTTGGCCTGCACGAAGAGCAGCACAATGGCAATGAACACCATCCCCCAGTAGGGTTTCACATAGTGAATCAATCGCAGCATCGGGATACTCCTCAGCGTGGGCTTGGTCCCTCATCGGTGGACCGGGCCGCCTCGGTCAGCAGGCGCAGGGCGTCGGCCACACAGGCCTGTTCCTCGTCCGAAAGACGGTCGAGCACCGATTCCAGCCAGGATTTACGGGCGGCGATGGCCTGGTTGACCAACGCCTCCCCCACAGGGGTCAGACGCAAACGTTTCACCCGGCGGTCCCTGGCGTCTTCCAGGCGCTCCACCAGYCCGRCCTGCACCAGACGGTCCACCAGTTGGCTGGCCGCGGCGTTGCTCACCCCCAGGCGCGCCCCCAGRTCRGAGACRCGACATGCGTCGGCCCGCCGCAGATGCATCAGCACACTGATCTGGGCAAAGGAGAGCCCGTGGGTCTCCATGAAAGTTCGCGTTTCGGCCATGGACCGATGCATGAACACCTCGGTCCATCGCCGCAACGCCTGGCGTACCTGGTCACGATTCATCATCAACCTCACCTAAAAGTTAAGCAGGTTTAATCATAAATCCAAACGAAGCAAACGTCAAGCCAGGGAACGCAAAAACGCTCCTGGCTTTTTGCGCCAGGAGCGTTTCCCTCAACGGCCCAGGGGTCAGACGCGGAGCCCGCCCTTCAGGCGTCCCTGCAACTGCTTGAGTTCTTCCCAGCGTCCCTCGGAGGCCAGGTGAGCCTGCTCCGGCCAGGTCTGGGGGTTGCTGATGCGGGCCACACCCGCCGCGTCCAGCAGGGCGCGAATCTCTTCGGCGCTTTTGGCGGCCAGATCACGGTAGGTTTTGATCCCTGCCTCCTTGAGCACCTGCTCCAGTTTCGGGCCAATTCCCTCGATCACCTTCAAATCGTCCTCCGCCGAGAACTGGCCCACGGCGTCCCCTTCCTCTTCCGGGCCGCGCGTTCGCAGCACAAACCAGAGCAGGAAAAAGATAAGGACAACCGCCAGCAAAATCCATGGCACCGTCGCACCGTCAACGGCTCCCAACACCTTCACCTCCATAGCACACCTCCTCTTGGCATGATGAGATTGCGGGCAGAGGAGACCAGGAACGGCACAAGGCGACCCCTCTCCTCTTTCAGGCGCCCACTTCCAACAGAGGCTCACGCCTCTTTCGACCCCTCCTCAGGCTCCGAGGAGGCCGCTTCGCCCTCCTGATCGACCTGCCCCTCAGCCATCTCGATAGGAGCCTCCGCCGCAAAAGCGTGGTAGTGCAGGTCGGCAGGGCGCTCCTCCTCGGCAAAGCCCGCCACCAAAATCAACACATTCACCACCGTCGACCCCACATTGCGCCAGCGATGGGGCAACCGCGCGGAAAAGAGCAACACATCCCCTGCCTGCAGGCGATAACTGCGATCCGCGATCTCGTATTCCAATTCGCCGCGCAGGCAGAACACGAATTCATGGCCCGTATGGGACATGGGAAAGGGGCCGCTGGTGCCCCCTACCTCCAGCGTAAGCAGAGTGGGGCTGATGGGGCCTTGATACCGGTCGCCGCCCAGGTCCTCCCACACTCCGCGGGCAAAGGAGAGCCGTAGGCGTTCGTCGCGGTGGATGAACACCACCTCGCGCTTTTCGATGGTTTCCCGGAAAAAAGCGGTGATGGGCACATGCAGGGCTGTAGCCAACTTGTAGAGGGTGCTCACCGAGGGCGAGGAAAGCCCCCGCTCGATCATGCTCAGCGCATTGGCCGAGAGACCACTGGCCCGGGCCAGGGCGCGCAACGAAAGCCCTCTTTCCTCGCGCAACTTGCGCAATCGGCTCCCCACATTGATGGATATAGCCTCCCGCTCATACATTGGCATCACCAAGCCTCCCACTGAGAAGAACTTGTCTTATTATACAACCTCACCGCTTTTCCGGCTTCTTCCCCCCAGGCGAAAA
This genomic interval carries:
- the folD gene encoding bifunctional methylenetetrahydrofolate dehydrogenase/methenyltetrahydrofolate cyclohydrolase FolD; translated protein: MTAKILDGKAIAQRIREQIAREVEERVAAGLPRPGLATVLVGDNPASQVYVRMKHKACEQVGIRSFAYHLPATASQEEVEALVSDLNANPEVHGILVQLPLPPGLDEERILSRIDLRKDVDGFHPLNIGRLAQKGREPLFVPCTPLGILHLLDEAGAKLEGAETVVLGRSNIVGMPMALLLLRRNATVTVCHSRTRNLPEVTRRADILIAAVGRPQMVRGDWVKPGAVVIDVGVNRVEDPTAKKGYRLVGDVAFDEVREVAGALTPVPGGVGPMTIAMLLKNTLRAAKLAE
- a CDS encoding ABC transporter ATP-binding protein encodes the protein MSESRNPHGNGAPTPRRKPALMVGHNRAALMPAEKPKDFKGALLQLLGYMGGYRYALAAALLIAVIATVLNIVGPKILGQATTTLFEGIMARISGTGDIDFGKIGQILLTVLGLYAASAVFHYIQGWMMVNISMDIAYRLRRDIAAKIHRLPLRYFDRTTYGEVLSRVTNDVDVINQTFSQGLSQTVTSVVSLVGILVMMLTISWQMTLVALLVLPLSGVLVRVVVKRSQRYFGQQQEYLGHLNGHVEETFGGHLVIKAFGNEEQRVSAFDRLNQVLYGAAWKSQFFSGIMMPLMLFVGNLGYVAVSVLGGFLAIRNLVTVGDIQAFLQYVRNFTQPIQRMANIANVLQSTAAAAERVFAFLNEPEEVPDPENPVVLDKVEGRVEFRHVRFSYIPGKPVIKDFSARIEPGQKVAIVGPTGAGKTTLVKLLMRFYDVDKGAILIDGHDIREFRRADLRRMFGMVLQDTWLFNGTIMENIRYGRPNATDEEVIAAARAAHADHFIRTLPEGYNTVINEESTNISSGEKQLLTIARAFLADPPMLILDEATSNVDTRTELLIQRAMDRLMEGRTSFVIAHRLSTIRNADNILVIHEGDIIEQGTHEELLARGGFYAEMYYSQFDILDENGNGAASEGLRPAGARA
- a CDS encoding ABC transporter ATP-binding protein, whose protein sequence is MLRLIHYVKPYWGMVFIAIVLLFVQANANLALPDYMARIVNNGIQQGGVEDAVAEALRPQTLEHVLLFLTPEEQRMVKDAYRLVTPDDPDYAALKAQYPALDGPIYVLRPLDKAAREALNPVLAKGLVVTSGLQKMLADPEKAAALGQQMGFDLSRLPPGTDLFDVLPRMPENIRAQVIVAINERFAALGDNMLVQMAVGVVKAEYEALGVETAARQMRYILLVGLGMLGVTLVSILAAIGVGYFAARTAAGVARDLRDAVFTKVVNFSAAEFNRFSTASLITRTTNDVTQIQTVLFLIIRLMFFAPILGIGGILHALDTAPNMWWILALVLAVLSVIIGGIIAITLPKFRIMQKLVDRLNLVLRENLTGLLVVRAFNRQPEETKRFDQANLDLTQVSLFVNRVMVLLFPLMMLLMNALGVLILWVGSHQVDQGFIQVGDMMAFLQYAFQVVMAFMMMTMMFVFLPRSFVSGDRIAEVLDTEPSVKDPEQPKSFPEPFRGVVAFEHVSFRYPGAEADVLHDISFVAEPGRVTAIIGTTGSGKSTLVNLILRFYDVNEGAIRIDGVDIREVRLADLRRRIGFVPQRSALFTGTIADNLRMADEEAPEEVLRQAVEVAQAAEFVFGKPEGLTAEIAQGGANVSGGQKQRLAIARALVRRAPIYIFDDSFSALDFKTEAALRRALKRYAANATVIIVTQRVAPVRHADLILVLDEGRLVGRGTHEELLRTNEVYREIALTQLGEEVLA
- a CDS encoding MarR family transcriptional regulator: MMNRDQVRQALRRWTEVFMHRSMAETRTFMETHGLSFAQISVLMHLRRADACRVSDLGARLGVSNAAASQLVDRLVQXGLVERLEDARDRRVKRLRLTPVGEALVNQAIAARKSWLESVLDRLSDEEQACVADALRLLTEAARSTDEGPSPR
- a CDS encoding helix-turn-helix domain-containing protein; amino-acid sequence: MPMYEREAISINVGSRLRKLREERGLSLRALARASGLSANALSMIERGLSSPSVSTLYKLATALHVPITAFFRETIEKREVVFIHRDERLRLSFARGVWEDLGGDRYQGPISPTLLTLEVGGTSGPFPMSHTGHEFVFCLRGELEYEIADRSYRLQAGDVLLFSARLPHRWRNVGSTVVNVLILVAGFAEEERPADLHYHAFAAEAPIEMAEGQVDQEGEAASSEPEEGSKEA